From one Agathobaculum sp. NTUH-O15-33 genomic stretch:
- a CDS encoding sugar ABC transporter substrate-binding protein: MAKANKWIAAALAGAMLTGLLAGCGAPAETEGQGSGAGADADGAPTDGGTFTVAYCNANDADTFCAIRKDALIEKVDASGKPFELQCADAMGDSTKQLGDADTFIAAGVDVLIINPIDSDAVVPAVQSANAAGIPVVLAGVKATAGDYIYVGSRDYEAGHMQGEFMAKSLPQNAKVLYLAGTSGAQHSVERHDGFLDALEEAGRGDVEILAELDGNYEMAKGMQFTEDWIQKYDRFDAIVAANDSMALGAVEALKGANRLAGVQVTGIDGLKEAYAAIQAGEMVQTILQNAPGQAEAAYDVAMRLKNGENVDSEVLVPFESVTADNVDQYAS, from the coding sequence ATGGCAAAAGCAAACAAATGGATCGCGGCGGCGCTGGCTGGCGCGATGCTGACGGGCCTGCTGGCGGGCTGCGGCGCGCCGGCGGAAACGGAAGGACAGGGGAGCGGCGCGGGCGCGGACGCGGACGGCGCGCCCACGGACGGCGGCACGTTCACGGTGGCCTATTGCAACGCCAACGACGCGGACACCTTCTGCGCCATCCGCAAGGACGCGCTGATTGAAAAGGTCGATGCGTCGGGCAAGCCGTTTGAACTGCAATGCGCCGACGCGATGGGCGATTCCACCAAGCAGCTCGGCGACGCGGATACGTTTATCGCCGCGGGGGTGGACGTGCTCATCATCAACCCGATCGATTCGGACGCGGTCGTTCCGGCGGTGCAGTCCGCGAACGCGGCGGGCATTCCGGTCGTGCTGGCGGGCGTCAAGGCGACCGCGGGCGATTATATCTATGTCGGCTCGCGCGATTATGAGGCGGGGCACATGCAGGGCGAATTTATGGCCAAGTCGCTGCCGCAGAACGCCAAGGTGCTCTATCTGGCCGGCACCTCGGGCGCGCAGCATTCGGTGGAGCGGCACGACGGTTTTCTCGACGCGCTGGAAGAAGCCGGGCGCGGCGATGTTGAGATTTTAGCCGAGCTGGACGGCAACTACGAAATGGCCAAGGGCATGCAGTTCACCGAGGATTGGATCCAAAAGTACGACCGGTTTGACGCGATCGTCGCCGCGAACGATTCAATGGCGCTGGGCGCGGTCGAAGCGCTCAAGGGCGCGAACCGCCTTGCGGGCGTGCAGGTGACCGGCATTGACGGCCTGAAGGAGGCGTACGCGGCCATACAGGCGGGCGAAATGGTGCAAACGATCTTGCAGAACGCGCCCGGACAGGCCGAAGCGGCGTACGACGTGGCCATGCGGCTGAAAAACGGCGAAAATGTGGACAGCGAGGTGCTTGTGCCGTTTGAATCGGTCACGGCGGACAATGTCGATCAGTACGCATCATAA
- a CDS encoding fumarylacetoacetate hydrolase family protein, whose amino-acid sequence MKLYTYQTEEGRDQLGVGYAQWPGLLWPVEAFGFSFTDMLDLIRRITPAKLERLRDPETATGAPRRIDTVRLRAPIPRPEQDLMCLGINYADHAVESARFHEDAFLVDRKKPTYFGKRVFEATGDGDPIPAYEELVDSLDYEAELGVVIGRDAKNVSIKDAPDYIFGYTVVNDVSARNLQTTYNQWYFGKSLDGFTPMGPCILTADEVAFPPALAISSTVNGEIRQSSNTDHLIHGVDEVIAELSSGMTLRAGAVIATGTPAGVGMGFTPPRFLKKGDTVVCEIGAIGSLTNRVE is encoded by the coding sequence ATGAAGCTTTACACCTATCAAACAGAGGAGGGGAGGGATCAGCTCGGCGTGGGCTATGCCCAGTGGCCCGGGCTGCTTTGGCCGGTGGAGGCGTTCGGCTTTTCCTTCACCGATATGCTCGACCTGATCCGCCGCATCACGCCCGCGAAGCTGGAACGCCTGCGCGACCCCGAAACGGCGACCGGCGCGCCGCGCCGCATCGACACCGTGCGCCTGCGCGCGCCCATTCCGCGCCCGGAGCAGGATTTGATGTGCCTTGGCATCAACTACGCCGACCACGCGGTGGAATCCGCCCGCTTTCATGAGGACGCGTTTTTGGTCGACCGGAAAAAGCCGACCTATTTCGGCAAGCGCGTTTTCGAGGCCACCGGCGACGGCGACCCCATCCCCGCCTACGAAGAACTGGTGGACAGCCTTGACTACGAAGCCGAGCTGGGCGTGGTCATCGGGCGGGACGCGAAAAACGTTTCGATAAAGGACGCGCCCGACTATATTTTCGGCTACACGGTCGTAAACGACGTGTCCGCCCGCAATTTGCAGACCACCTATAACCAGTGGTATTTCGGCAAAAGTCTGGACGGCTTCACGCCCATGGGGCCGTGCATCCTGACGGCGGACGAAGTCGCGTTCCCGCCCGCGCTGGCGATTTCCAGCACGGTAAACGGCGAAATACGGCAAAGCAGCAACACGGATCACCTGATCCACGGCGTGGACGAGGTGATCGCGGAGCTGTCCTCCGGCATGACGCTCCGGGCGGGCGCGGTCATTGCCACCGGCACGCCCGCGGGCGTGGGCATGGGCTTTACGCCGCCGCGCTTTTTGAAAAAGGGCGATACCGTTGTCTGCGAAATCGGGGCGATCGGTTCGCTGACAAACCGCGTGGAATAA
- a CDS encoding helix-turn-helix domain-containing protein: MLSENIKALRKSKGLSQEELAIKLNVVRQTISKWEQGLSVPDSDMLIALSEALETSASTLLGETVTESKVDDIKMLSEKLEIINLQLARRKTTRRKILHWLLISLCIVIGILAAALFVCKSPYLGWNYRDPETAIVGVAFHAFEWLFVRLAPIVLIGAIVGIFLTRKKA; encoded by the coding sequence ATGTTAAGCGAAAACATAAAAGCACTCCGAAAGTCAAAAGGACTTTCGCAAGAAGAGCTTGCGATTAAGCTGAATGTGGTACGGCAAACAATCTCTAAATGGGAGCAAGGCTTGTCAGTTCCTGATTCTGATATGTTGATTGCCCTATCAGAGGCGCTTGAAACATCCGCAAGCACGTTGCTTGGAGAAACTGTTACCGAGTCGAAGGTTGACGACATAAAAATGCTTTCCGAAAAACTGGAGATTATAAACTTACAGCTTGCGCGAAGGAAAACCACAAGAAGAAAAATTCTTCATTGGCTGCTGATCTCTTTGTGTATTGTCATAGGAATCCTCGCTGCGGCCTTATTCGTATGCAAGAGTCCTTACTTGGGTTGGAATTATCGTGACCCTGAAACCGCGATTGTCGGAGTAGCTTTTCACGCATTTGAATGGCTGTTTGTCAGGTTAGCGCCGATTGTCCTGATAGGGGCGATCGTTGGAATTTTCTTAACACGGAAAAAAGCATAA
- a CDS encoding ABC transporter permease, producing MNANSTAMGKRRFNFGRFYGKYGTILLLVLLFILASMFVPGFFAQKNLTNILRQIAVVTILGFGVEFVIILGHINVALGSEIALLGCISCLTMVGLQERLGAGPALALSLCAAMGMGAVIGGVNGYVITKFNIPAFIMTLAVTTVARGSALLITGGKPVSGMDAAYKVIGQGYIGPLPISVLILAVLFAVCWIILNKLRFGRHLFAVGGNINAAEASGIRSKNVVRKAFLIDGLMAAVAGVLFMSRMGTAQPSAGVAYEFDAITACVVGGTSLSGGSGTVTGTLIGAIIVGIINNAQNLLGISAYWQQIVKGLIILVAVIIDVVTKQAATRAK from the coding sequence ATGAATGCAAATAGCACGGCAATGGGCAAGCGGCGGTTCAACTTCGGCCGGTTTTACGGAAAATACGGCACGATCCTGCTGCTGGTCCTTCTGTTTATACTGGCAAGCATGTTTGTACCGGGCTTTTTCGCCCAGAAAAACCTGACCAATATTTTGCGGCAGATCGCCGTCGTCACCATACTGGGCTTCGGCGTGGAGTTTGTCATTATTTTGGGGCATATCAACGTCGCGCTGGGGTCGGAGATCGCGCTGCTCGGCTGCATTTCCTGCCTGACCATGGTAGGGCTGCAGGAGCGGCTGGGCGCGGGGCCCGCGCTGGCGCTGTCCCTATGCGCCGCTATGGGCATGGGCGCGGTGATCGGCGGCGTCAACGGCTATGTGATCACCAAATTCAACATCCCCGCATTTATCATGACGCTGGCCGTCACCACGGTGGCGCGCGGCTCCGCGCTGCTCATCACCGGCGGCAAGCCGGTTTCCGGCATGGACGCGGCGTACAAGGTGATCGGGCAGGGCTATATCGGCCCGCTTCCCATTTCGGTGCTCATTCTGGCCGTTCTGTTCGCGGTTTGCTGGATCATTTTGAACAAGCTGCGCTTTGGGCGGCACCTGTTCGCCGTGGGCGGTAATATCAACGCCGCGGAGGCTTCGGGCATCCGATCCAAAAACGTGGTGCGCAAGGCGTTTCTGATCGACGGCCTGATGGCGGCGGTCGCGGGCGTTTTGTTCATGAGCCGCATGGGCACGGCGCAGCCCTCGGCGGGCGTGGCCTATGAATTTGACGCGATCACGGCCTGCGTGGTCGGCGGCACGTCGCTTTCGGGCGGCTCGGGCACGGTGACCGGCACGCTGATCGGCGCGATCATTGTCGGCATCATCAACAACGCGCAAAATCTGCTCGGCATCAGCGCCTATTGGCAGCAGATCGTCAAGGGGCTGATCATACTGGTCGCGGTCATAATCGACGTGGTGACCAAGCAGGCGGCGACGCGGGCCAAGTGA
- the trxB gene encoding thioredoxin-disulfide reductase translates to MMTDVLILGAGPAGLTAAIYARRAGLTATVFDKGFAGGQTIITPEIENYPAIASISGPEFSQRLYEQAVSLGAAFKNEEVRRAQLSGTVKILSTEQGPYEGRTVILAGGVKRRELGCPGEAELAGKGVSYCATCDGAFFRGKQVVLVGGGNTALEDALFLSNLCEKVTLVHRRDRFRGEKQLSDAVLARDNVDVRYSSAVTRILGESHVEAVEITNLVSGQAARIPAAGVFIAIGYEPDSALIAGQVTVDEAGYIVAGEDCHTNLSGVFAAGDGRQKPLRQIVTAASDGAVAAYQAANYINAQ, encoded by the coding sequence ATGATGACCGATGTATTGATCCTAGGCGCGGGCCCCGCTGGGCTGACCGCCGCCATTTACGCACGGCGCGCGGGCCTGACCGCCACCGTATTCGACAAGGGGTTTGCCGGTGGGCAGACCATCATCACGCCTGAAATAGAGAACTATCCGGCGATCGCCTCTATTTCCGGCCCTGAATTTTCGCAGCGGCTGTACGAACAGGCGGTATCGCTCGGCGCGGCGTTTAAAAATGAAGAGGTGCGGCGCGCGCAGCTTTCGGGCACGGTGAAAATTCTTTCGACCGAGCAAGGCCCATACGAGGGCCGCACGGTCATACTGGCCGGCGGCGTCAAGCGGCGGGAGCTTGGCTGCCCGGGCGAAGCCGAGCTTGCGGGCAAAGGCGTTTCCTACTGCGCCACCTGCGACGGCGCGTTTTTCCGAGGCAAGCAGGTGGTGCTGGTCGGCGGCGGCAACACGGCGCTGGAGGACGCGCTGTTCCTCTCCAACCTATGCGAAAAGGTGACGCTGGTCCACCGGCGCGACCGCTTCCGCGGCGAAAAGCAGCTTTCCGACGCGGTGCTCGCGCGCGATAATGTAGACGTGCGGTATTCGAGCGCCGTCACCCGCATTTTGGGCGAAAGCCATGTGGAGGCCGTCGAGATCACGAATCTAGTATCCGGGCAGGCCGCGCGCATCCCCGCCGCCGGGGTGTTCATCGCCATCGGCTACGAGCCGGACAGCGCGCTGATCGCGGGTCAGGTAACGGTGGACGAAGCGGGCTATATCGTCGCCGGGGAGGATTGCCATACCAACCTATCCGGCGTGTTCGCCGCGGGCGACGGGCGGCAGAAGCCGCTGCGCCAAATCGTCACCGCCGCTTCGGACGGCGCGGTGGCCGCCTATCAAGCGGCGAATTATATCAACGCGCAATAA
- a CDS encoding sugar ABC transporter ATP-binding protein, translating to MEQAGEFLLELRNIVKVFPGVRALDGVSLRIRAGRVHVICGENGAGKSTLMKVINGTYAADEGEMLFRGKPVGRHTVYDTISMGIAMIYQELNPIREMTIAENIFLGREPVRRGFVDYDTLYGDTQALLDRLHMPFQARQRMKELSIAGQQLVEIAHAISMNASLIIMDEPTSAIAETEAEVLFRQIAALREQGVAIIYITHKMDELFRIADEITIIRDGKWVETGPVGAYDVNKVISRMVGREITEIFPKDTAVPIGPTLFEARRLTQSKKDGGRFRDVSFSVRAGEILGFSGLVGAGRSEVMRAIFGLDPLSEGEILLEGKPLAIRHTSDAIRAGVAMINEDRKGYGLVLGRDIHDNIALVNLDRFTRAGMWVSDKEIDRAAEEMIELLRIKVPHQRVQARTLSGGNQQKVVLAKWLIGKVKVMIFDEPTRGIDVGAKSEIHKLMCRFARQGMAIIMVSSELPEILGMSDRVAVMRDGRINGILDRAEATQERIMMLATKGADENECK from the coding sequence ATGGAGCAAGCAGGCGAATTTTTGCTGGAGCTGCGCAATATCGTCAAGGTATTTCCGGGCGTGCGCGCGCTGGACGGGGTGTCGCTCCGCATCCGGGCGGGCCGGGTGCATGTGATCTGCGGGGAGAACGGCGCGGGAAAGTCGACGCTGATGAAGGTCATCAACGGCACCTACGCCGCGGACGAGGGCGAGATGCTTTTTCGCGGCAAGCCGGTCGGGCGGCACACGGTATACGATACCATTTCCATGGGCATTGCGATGATCTATCAGGAATTGAACCCGATCCGGGAGATGACGATCGCCGAAAATATCTTTCTGGGGCGCGAGCCGGTAAGGCGCGGGTTTGTGGATTACGATACGCTCTACGGCGACACGCAGGCGTTGCTCGACCGCCTGCACATGCCGTTTCAGGCGCGCCAACGGATGAAGGAGCTGTCGATCGCCGGGCAGCAGTTGGTCGAGATCGCGCACGCGATCTCGATGAACGCCTCGCTCATCATCATGGACGAGCCGACCTCCGCCATCGCGGAGACCGAGGCCGAGGTGCTTTTCCGGCAGATAGCCGCCCTGCGCGAACAGGGGGTGGCCATTATTTACATCACGCACAAAATGGACGAGCTGTTCCGCATCGCGGATGAGATCACGATCATACGCGACGGCAAGTGGGTGGAGACCGGCCCGGTCGGGGCGTACGACGTGAACAAGGTCATCAGCCGCATGGTGGGGCGCGAGATCACCGAAATATTCCCCAAGGACACGGCGGTGCCGATCGGGCCGACGTTGTTTGAGGCGCGGCGGCTGACGCAGAGCAAAAAGGACGGCGGCCGGTTTCGCGACGTCAGCTTCTCCGTGCGGGCGGGCGAAATTCTTGGGTTTTCCGGGCTGGTCGGCGCGGGCCGGAGCGAAGTGATGCGCGCGATTTTCGGGCTGGACCCGCTGAGCGAGGGCGAGATTTTGCTGGAGGGCAAGCCGCTTGCCATCCGCCATACGTCGGACGCGATCCGGGCGGGCGTCGCCATGATCAACGAGGACCGCAAGGGCTACGGCTTGGTGCTGGGGCGGGATATTCACGATAACATCGCGCTGGTCAACCTAGACCGGTTCACGCGCGCCGGCATGTGGGTCAGCGACAAGGAGATCGACCGGGCGGCCGAGGAAATGATCGAGCTGCTGCGCATCAAGGTGCCGCACCAGCGCGTGCAGGCGCGGACGCTTTCGGGCGGCAACCAGCAAAAGGTCGTGCTGGCCAAGTGGCTGATCGGCAAGGTGAAGGTGATGATCTTCGACGAGCCGACGCGCGGCATCGACGTGGGCGCGAAAAGCGAAATACACAAGCTGATGTGCCGGTTCGCGCGGCAGGGCATGGCGATCATCATGGTATCCTCCGAGCTGCCCGAGATCCTCGGCATGTCCGACCGCGTGGCCGTCATGCGGGACGGGCGCATCAACGGGATATTAGACCGCGCGGAGGCGACGCAGGAGCGCATCATGATGCTGGCGACAAAGGGAGCGGATGAAAATGAATGCAAATAG
- a CDS encoding sugar O-acetyltransferase, giving the protein MTEKEKAALGLLYDANYDPQILADRARAQDICLDYNQTRTAQAGERLRILQALLARCDEHIIIEPPFFVDYGYNMRVGKHFYANHNLTVLDGAPVTFGDHVYLSPNCGFYTAGHPLDAAERNAGLEYAKPITVGNNVWIGAHVCVLPGVTIGDGSVIGAGSVVNRDIPAGVLAAGNPCRVLRAIEPKPRRVIL; this is encoded by the coding sequence ATGACGGAAAAAGAAAAAGCGGCCCTTGGGCTGCTTTATGACGCGAATTACGATCCGCAAATTCTGGCGGACCGCGCACGCGCGCAGGATATATGCCTTGATTATAACCAAACGCGCACCGCGCAGGCGGGGGAGCGCCTTCGTATTTTGCAAGCGCTGCTCGCGCGCTGCGACGAGCATATTATCATCGAGCCGCCGTTTTTCGTGGATTACGGCTACAATATGCGGGTGGGCAAGCATTTTTACGCCAACCACAACCTAACCGTGCTGGACGGCGCGCCCGTTACCTTTGGCGATCATGTGTACCTTTCGCCGAACTGCGGGTTTTACACGGCGGGCCACCCGCTGGACGCCGCCGAGCGCAACGCCGGGCTGGAATACGCCAAGCCCATCACCGTGGGCAATAACGTTTGGATCGGCGCGCACGTTTGCGTGCTGCCCGGCGTGACGATCGGGGATGGCAGCGTGATCGGCGCGGGCAGCGTGGTCAACCGGGATATTCCCGCCGGGGTGCTCGCCGCGGGCAACCCCTGCCGCGTGCTCCGCGCAATCGAGCCCAAGCCCCGCCGCGTCATTCTGTAA
- a CDS encoding TIGR04076 family protein, with translation MHCGTDGVPFCSEAWDAISRYIYSALQGGAIMHGWTNDDKIMIACCNDGTRPVIFKIERIDIDD, from the coding sequence ATGCATTGTGGTACAGATGGTGTTCCTTTCTGCTCAGAAGCATGGGACGCAATTAGTAGATATATTTATTCTGCGCTTCAAGGCGGAGCAATAATGCATGGATGGACAAATGATGATAAAATCATGATTGCCTGTTGCAATGATGGTACCAGACCAGTTATTTTCAAAATTGAAAGAATAGATATTGATGACTGA
- a CDS encoding TIM barrel protein, producing the protein MKTKVGVAPDSWGVIYVKDDKQPPWEQVLDEMAQAGFAGVELGPWGFFPNTVDTLHPALEKRGLTLASATLPVEPVTEERLAAALRTVDDMCELLRSFPDARHIVLLPEVIARSDWGAYCAGCQKIYEYAKEKYGVTCVMHPHLTDKTFLKDPENWLTIETEEQIERFLRDTAVPLCLDTGHHVCCGGDPVAFYRKWSARIPFLHIKDCDRAVRDRMLRERLTPVQASGEGIFRGPGEGMIDFVAFRRELEAAGYEGWLIIEHDCYPAQPGRPLPAAKRDREAMRALGLG; encoded by the coding sequence ATGAAAACAAAAGTAGGCGTGGCGCCGGATTCATGGGGCGTGATCTATGTAAAGGACGATAAGCAGCCGCCGTGGGAGCAGGTGCTGGACGAGATGGCGCAGGCCGGGTTCGCGGGCGTGGAGCTTGGCCCTTGGGGCTTTTTCCCCAATACCGTGGATACCCTGCACCCGGCGCTGGAAAAGCGCGGCCTAACGCTCGCGTCCGCCACGCTGCCGGTCGAACCGGTGACGGAGGAACGGCTCGCGGCCGCGCTGCGCACGGTGGACGACATGTGCGAGCTGCTGCGCAGCTTCCCGGACGCGCGCCATATCGTACTGCTGCCCGAGGTGATCGCCCGGAGCGATTGGGGCGCGTATTGCGCGGGCTGCCAGAAAATTTACGAGTACGCAAAGGAAAAATACGGCGTGACCTGCGTCATGCATCCGCACCTGACCGACAAGACCTTTTTAAAGGACCCGGAAAACTGGCTGACCATTGAGACCGAGGAACAGATCGAACGCTTTCTGCGGGACACGGCGGTGCCGCTCTGTCTGGATACCGGGCACCATGTTTGCTGCGGCGGCGATCCGGTGGCGTTTTACCGCAAATGGAGCGCGCGCATTCCGTTCCTGCACATCAAGGACTGCGACCGCGCCGTGCGGGATAGGATGCTGCGCGAGCGTTTGACGCCCGTGCAGGCCTCGGGCGAGGGGATTTTCCGCGGCCCCGGCGAGGGGATGATCGACTTTGTAGCGTTTCGCCGCGAGCTGGAAGCGGCGGGGTACGAAGGCTGGCTGATCATCGAGCACGACTGTTATCCGGCGCAGCCGGGCCGCCCCCTGCCCGCCGCCAAACGCGACCGCGAGGCGATGCGCGCGCTGGGCCTTGGCTGA
- a CDS encoding alpha/beta fold hydrolase: MFYVRSTDGVKIAVFEYNPCGRRTAVLVHGWPLSHKIYEYQIELLTRHDYRVIAIDLRGFGESDAPAHGYCYDQMAADLYCVVRALGLCCFALVGFSMGGAIVLRYMRKFRGYGVCRLLLLAAAAPSWTERPGFPYGMTREAVDELIELAQTDRPQLACRFSHEQLFASPHPDSVKDWFEQIALSASGVGTVQSAFALRDEDGRRDLDCVHVPTTIIHGDKDVVVSSELAAYQHEAIPGSRLYTLDCSGHGIMYDQLELFNKYFLDGLMN, translated from the coding sequence ATGTTTTATGTCAGATCGACGGACGGCGTAAAAATCGCCGTTTTTGAATACAACCCCTGCGGACGGCGCACGGCCGTGCTCGTTCACGGCTGGCCGCTTTCCCACAAAATTTACGAATACCAGATCGAGCTGCTCACCCGGCACGATTACCGCGTGATCGCCATCGACCTGCGCGGCTTCGGCGAATCGGACGCGCCCGCGCACGGCTACTGCTACGATCAGATGGCGGCCGATCTGTACTGCGTCGTCCGCGCGCTCGGCCTATGCTGCTTCGCGCTGGTCGGCTTTTCCATGGGCGGCGCGATCGTGCTGCGTTACATGCGCAAATTCCGTGGGTACGGCGTATGCCGTTTGCTGCTGCTTGCCGCCGCCGCGCCGAGCTGGACCGAGCGCCCCGGCTTCCCCTACGGCATGACGCGCGAGGCGGTGGACGAACTGATCGAGCTGGCGCAGACCGACCGGCCCCAACTCGCCTGCCGGTTCAGCCACGAGCAGCTGTTCGCCAGCCCGCACCCGGATTCGGTCAAGGATTGGTTCGAGCAGATCGCGCTTTCCGCGTCGGGCGTGGGCACGGTGCAAAGCGCCTTCGCGCTGCGCGACGAGGACGGCCGCCGCGATCTGGACTGCGTACATGTGCCGACCACCATCATCCACGGCGACAAGGACGTGGTCGTTTCCAGCGAGCTTGCCGCGTACCAGCACGAAGCCATTCCCGGCTCGCGCCTGTACACGCTGGACTGCTCGGGCCACGGCATCATGTACGACCAGCTTGAACTGTTCAACAAATACTTCCTCGACGGCCTGATGAACTGA
- a CDS encoding ribbon-helix-helix protein, CopG family, with amino-acid sequence MAEEIKITKKAPRKGDDGYKVVSVRMKDETIAQLDELSTQTDRSRNELINLLLESAIPMVKIED; translated from the coding sequence ATGGCCGAAGAAATTAAAATTACAAAGAAAGCTCCTCGTAAGGGCGATGATGGATATAAAGTCGTCTCTGTACGCATGAAAGATGAAACTATTGCACAGTTGGACGAACTGTCAACACAAACAGATCGTTCTCGTAATGAATTAATTAATCTTCTCTTAGAATCGGCAATACCCATGGTTAAAATTGAAGATTAA
- a CDS encoding Gfo/Idh/MocA family oxidoreductase, whose amino-acid sequence MKKIKIGSAGLGRLGYEHACNLAREVVNAELAAICDVDQALLGRVAEELGVPKTYADFEAMCADPALDAVAIITPSALHTEQIEIAMRHGKHVFCEKPLGTTVEQCKRAERIVEAHPELIFQLGFNRRFDKNYAEAKRRIDAGELGKIILVRSYTHDCVSMIEQALAFAPHSGSNFLDMTVHDIDLIRWFTGSEIKNLWGIGGVFEYDLYRELHDGDNISALVQCDNEAMGFMFAGRAAAQGFHFETEVIGTKGSLRIGSVSTDTQIEVLDAHGYCRPGYQDFVSRWHASYVAELIGFADCVREGRRPAVTVYDGTAVSEAAYRCLESFQTGRMLPIR is encoded by the coding sequence ATGAAAAAAATAAAAATCGGCTCGGCCGGGCTGGGCCGTCTGGGCTATGAGCATGCGTGCAATCTGGCGCGCGAGGTCGTGAACGCCGAACTGGCCGCGATCTGCGACGTGGATCAGGCGCTGCTGGGCCGGGTGGCCGAAGAGCTGGGCGTACCAAAAACCTATGCGGACTTTGAAGCGATGTGCGCGGACCCGGCGCTGGACGCGGTCGCGATCATCACGCCCTCCGCGCTGCATACCGAGCAGATCGAGATCGCCATGCGGCACGGCAAGCATGTGTTCTGCGAAAAACCGCTCGGCACGACGGTGGAGCAATGCAAGCGGGCGGAGCGGATCGTCGAAGCGCATCCGGAGCTGATCTTTCAGCTCGGCTTCAACCGCCGCTTTGACAAAAACTACGCGGAGGCCAAACGCAGGATCGACGCGGGCGAACTTGGCAAGATCATTTTGGTGCGCTCCTACACGCACGACTGCGTTTCCATGATCGAGCAGGCGCTGGCGTTCGCGCCGCATTCCGGCAGCAATTTCCTCGATATGACGGTGCACGATATCGACCTGATCCGGTGGTTCACCGGGTCGGAGATCAAAAACCTGTGGGGCATTGGCGGCGTGTTCGAGTACGATTTATACCGCGAATTGCACGACGGCGACAATATCAGCGCCTTGGTGCAGTGCGATAACGAGGCCATGGGCTTTATGTTCGCCGGGCGCGCGGCCGCGCAGGGCTTCCATTTCGAGACCGAGGTGATCGGCACCAAGGGTTCGCTGCGCATCGGCTCTGTTTCGACGGATACGCAGATCGAGGTGCTCGACGCGCACGGCTACTGCCGCCCGGGCTATCAGGATTTTGTGAGCCGCTGGCACGCGTCCTACGTGGCCGAGCTGATCGGCTTCGCGGACTGTGTGCGGGAGGGCCGCCGCCCCGCGGTCACGGTTTATGACGGTACGGCGGTGTCCGAAGCGGCGTACCGCTGTCTGGAATCCTTTCAAACCGGCCGCATGCTGCCGATCCGCTGA
- a CDS encoding DUF6472 family protein has translation MEQNCDTCALNVYDDEADAYFCEAYIDQDELYRLQAGHVKACPYYRSDDDYAIVRRQN, from the coding sequence ATGGAACAAAACTGTGATACCTGCGCCCTGAACGTCTATGACGACGAGGCGGACGCGTATTTCTGCGAGGCCTATATCGATCAGGACGAGCTATACCGCCTGCAAGCGGGCCATGTGAAGGCCTGCCCCTATTACCGGTCGGACGACGATTACGCGATCGTGCGCCGCCAAAACTGA
- a CDS encoding DUF6530 family protein translates to MQIPTTLKHKPVVTVENYENVDGRSAYESDAKGLSLGLAQWNDRGRVDISAKVWRYTGEKWSRQSEELPLHRVLDLAILTCRARQYFSDAYRYPKLYNEDDPQIDRIGLQGDAMTVAVCKNNPMIDEDIKLFADALSRDDELLAERLHVLANLLQDMGYGRRKKD, encoded by the coding sequence ATGCAGATACCAACGACACTTAAGCACAAGCCGGTCGTAACGGTGGAAAATTACGAAAACGTGGATGGGCGCAGCGCGTACGAAAGCGACGCGAAGGGCCTGTCGCTGGGCCTAGCCCAGTGGAACGACCGGGGCCGGGTGGATATCTCCGCCAAGGTATGGCGTTACACGGGCGAAAAGTGGTCGCGCCAGTCGGAAGAGCTGCCGCTGCACCGCGTGCTCGATCTGGCGATTTTGACCTGCCGCGCGCGGCAGTATTTTTCGGACGCGTACCGCTATCCCAAGCTGTACAACGAGGACGACCCGCAGATCGACCGCATCGGCTTGCAGGGCGATGCGATGACGGTGGCCGTGTGCAAGAACAACCCCATGATCGACGAGGACATCAAGCTCTTCGCGGACGCGCTCTCGCGCGACGACGAGCTGCTGGCCGAACGGCTGCACGTGCTCGCGAACCTGTTGCAGGATATGGGCTACGGCCGGCGCAAGAAGGACTGA